A stretch of Miscanthus floridulus cultivar M001 chromosome 13, ASM1932011v1, whole genome shotgun sequence DNA encodes these proteins:
- the LOC136500393 gene encoding peptidyl-prolyl cis-trans isomerase, chloroplastic-like, giving the protein MAAALASSRCCCSRPSLPPLPTRGRRSVARCALSGGEKRNSFSWKECAISVALSVGLITGAPTFGSPAYASPLEPVLPDLSVLISGPPIKDPGALLRYALPIDNKAIREVQKPLEDITNSLKVAGVRALDSVERNIKQASRALNNGRSLILAGLAEPKRANGEELLNKLAVGLEELQRIVEDRNRDAVAPKQKELLQYVGTVEEDMVDGFPYEIPEEYRTMPLLKGRATVDMKVKIKDNPNIEDCVFRIVLDGYNAPVTAGNFVDLVERKFYDGMEIQRADGFVVQTGDPEGPAEGFIDPSTGKIRTVPLEIMVDGDKAPVYGETLEELGRYKAQTKLPFNAFGTMAMAREEFDDNSASSQVFWLLKESELTPSNANILDGRYAVFGYVTENEDYLADVKVGDVIESIQVVSGFDNLVNPSYKIVG; this is encoded by the exons atggcGGCGGCGCTCGCCTCCTCCCGCTGCTGCTGCAGCCGCCCGTCGCTGCCGCCCCTACCGACCCGCGGCCGCCGCTCCGTCGCCCGCTGCGCGCTCTCCGGAGGGGAG AAAAGAAACTCCTTCAGCTGGAAAGAGTGTGCAATTTCTGTTGCATTATCAGTTGGACTAATCACCGGTGCACCAACTTTTGGGTCACCGGCGTATGCTTCTCCTCTTGAACCTGTTCTTCCAGATTTGTCTGTTCTTATCTCTGGACCTCCCATTAAAGATCCAGGTGCTTTATTGAGATATGCTTTACCAATAGATAATAAAGCTATTCGTGAAGTTCAAAAGCCACTGGAGGATATCACCAACAGCCTCAAGGTTGCTGGTGTTAGAGCTTTGGATTCAGTTGAAAGA aatatcaagcaagcatcaagagcaCTGAACAATGGGAGAAGCTTAATTCTTGCTGGTCTTGCTGAACCAAAAAGAGCAAATGGAGAAGAGTTATTGAATAAGTTGGCTGTTGGACTTGAGGAGCTTCAAAGAATTGTGGAGGACAGAAATAGGGATGCAGTAGCTCCAAAGCAGAAAGAGCTTCTCCAGTATGTTGGAAC TGTAGAAGAAGACATGGTTGATGGCTTTCCGTATGAAATACCAGAAGAGTACAGAACCATGCCTCTTCTCAAAGGAAGAGCTACCGTGGATATGAAGGTTAAAATTAAGGACAATCCCAACATAGAAGATTGTGTATTTCGGATAGTTCTGGATGGATATAATGCTCCTGTGACTGCTGGGAACTTCGTAGATCTGGTCGAACGGAAATTCTATGATGGCATGGAAATCCAAAGAG CTGATGGCTTTGTTGTTCAAACTGGAGATCCAGAGGGACCAGCTGAGGGTTTTATCGATCCCAGCACTGGCAAAATTCGTACAGTACCTCTTGAAATAATGGTTGATGGTGATAAGGCTCCTGTATATGGTGAAACACTTGAA GAACTTGGCCGCTACAAGGCTCAAACAAAGCTTCCTTTTAACGCTTTTGGAACAATGGCTATGGCTAGAGAA GAATTTGATGACAATTCTGCTTCTAGTCAAGTATTTTGGCTCTTGAAAGAGAGTGAGCTAACACCAAGCAATGCCAATATATTGGATGGGCGGTACGCGGTATTTGGATATGTAACTGAGAATGAGGATTACTTGGCGGATGTCAAAGTTGGGGATGTCATCGAATCAATCCAAGTCGTCTCAGGCTTCGACAATCTTGTCAACCCAAGCTACAAAATTGTAGGATAA